The Prunus persica cultivar Lovell chromosome G7, Prunus_persica_NCBIv2, whole genome shotgun sequence genome has a segment encoding these proteins:
- the LOC18771826 gene encoding L-ascorbate oxidase homolog, protein MRPTIFLHFLVGILVSLSAFCIINAEDPYLYYTWTVTYGLVSPLGIPQKGILINGQFPGPTIEAVTNDNIIVNVINKLDEPFLITWNGIKQRKTTWQDGVLGTNCPIPPNTNWTYKFQAKDQIGTFNYFPSTKLHRAVGGFGGFNIAHRSVIAVPYPIPAGEFTLLVSDWYKNSHKVLQQTLDSGKTLPLPDGLLINGHHKSAIFTGEKGKTYKFRVSNVGIATSINFRIQGHTMTLVEVEGAHTLQEVYESLDVHPGQSVAVLVTLHGSLKDYFIIASSRFTKPILATTGYLRYAGSNTPASGPLPIGPTYHIHWSMKQARTIRLNLTANAARPNPQGSFHYGTIPIVRRLVLANTAAKIGGKLRYAVNKISYVDPATPLKLADWLNIPGVFNLDTIKDTPTPGPAVFGASVVGTTLHDFVEIVFQNTEPTLQSWHLDGNSFYVVGYGSGNWTPDMRRRYNLVDGVSRHTVQVYPTGWSAVLVSLDNKGMWNLRSAIWSRRYLGQQLYVRVWNNEHSLFTENDMPLNALLCGKAKH, encoded by the exons ATGAGGCCAAccattttcttgcattttttgGTGGGAATATTGGTTAGCTTGAGTGCTTTCTGCATCATTAATGCAGAAGACCCATATTTGTATTATACATGGACAGTTACATATGGACTTGTTTCTCCGTTGGGCATCCCTCAAAAG GGTATCCTTATCAATGGTCAATTTCCTGGCCCAACAATCGAAGCCGTGACCAATGACAACATAATCGTTAATGTCATTAACAAGTTGGATGAGCCTTTCCTCATTACATG GAACGGGATCAAACAGCGAAAGACCACATGGCAAGACGGAGTGCTGGGAACAAATTGCCCGATTCCTCCAAACACAAACTGGACATACAAGTTTCAAGCCAAAGATCAGATTGGAACTTTCAACTACTTCCCTTCTACCAAACTGCACAGGGCTGTTGGTGGTTTTGGGGGTTTCAATATTGCACACAGGTCTGTGATAGCAGTCCCATATCCAATTCCCGCTGGAGAATTTACCCTGCTTGTTAGTGATTGGTACAAGAACAGCCACAAG GTATTGCAGCAAACCTTGGACTCTGGCAAGACTCTTCCTCTTCCTGATGGTCTTCTTATCAATGGGCATCATAAATCCGCCATCTTCACTGGCGAAAAAG GAAAGACATACAAGTTCAGGGTTTCAAATGTTGGCATTGCAACTTCAATTAACTTTAGAATTCAGGGCCATACAATGACACTTGTTGAAGTTGAAGGAGCTCATACCTTGCAAGAGGTCTATGAATCACTTGACGTTCATCCAGGCCAATCTGTAGCTGTTTTGGTCACCTTGCACGGTTCACTCAAGGACTATTTTATCATTGCCTCTTCCCGATTCACAAAGCCAATCCTCGCAACCACTGGATATCTCCGTTACGCTGGTTCTAACACCCCTGCTTCAGggccattgccaattggtccAACCTATCACATTCACTGGTCTATGAAGCAAGCCAGGACAATCAG ATTGAATTTGACAGCAAATGCAGCCCGGCCTAACCCACAGGGGTCATTCCATTATGGAACTATTCCAATTGTCAGGAGACTAGTTTTGGCCAACACTGCTGCTAAGATCGGTGGCAAGCTTCGGTATGCTGTGAATAAGATATCTTATGTTGATCCAGCAACACCATTAAAACTCGCCGATTGGCTTAACATCCCCGGTGTCTTCAACTTGGACACAATCAAGGACACACCTACTCCAGGCCCTGCAGTATTTGGCGCCTCTGTTGTAGGAACCACCCTTCATGACTTCGTGGAAATCGTCTTCCAGAACACCGAGCCCACGCTCCAATCTTGGCATCTTGATGGAAACAGTTTCTATGTTGTTGG ATATGGCTCTGGTAACTGGACACCAGATATGAGGAGACGCTACAATTTGGTAGATGGTGTATCTAGACACACAGTTCAG GTATATCCAACTGGATGGAGTGCTGTATTAGTGTCTTTGGATAACAAGGGTATGTGGAATTTAAGGTCTGCAATCTGGTCTAGGAGATATTTGGGACAGCAATTGTATGTCAGAGTCTGGAACAACGAACACAGCCTTTTCACTGAGAACGATATGCCTCTGAACGCGTTGCTTTGCGGCAAGGCCAAGCACTGA
- the LOC18770664 gene encoding dof zinc finger protein DOF5.7 has product MIQELFGGAGLSNIAGGGERKLISIHGGTTSSPSLSPSQSPSSSTTTTTTATATTTTTTGENLRCPRCDSSNTKFCYYNNYNLTQPRHFCKTCRRYWTKGGALRNVPIGGGCRKNKSATVSTTPIGKAASGKLKMVASEIGRSGFSGGFDNDVQASPILWGSPQNSHLLALLRASHQNQNPNPNPNPICNSVNVKEEGAMNMIGSHMMTTEPAMSTARTLGLDPVCQAPSLGLCSSFWRNNNQNQQPPHHNQQNGFPVGHEVQSNIGIQELFQRLRSSSSSSSGGYYSDHLNNVVMSSSSSTSSILDSTPAVGGGEMGYWNPAFTAWSSDLPTTNGAYH; this is encoded by the coding sequence ATGATCCAAGAACTGTTTGGCGGTGCAGGCCTTAGTAACATagcaggaggaggagagaggaAATTAATCTCCATTCATGGTGGTACaacttcttctccttctctttctccttcacaatctccttcttcttccacaACTACTACAACCACCGCGACCGCCACGACGACTACGACTACAGGTGAGAACTTGAGATGCCCGAGATGCGATTCTTCCAACACCAAATTCTGCTACTACAACAACTACAACCTTACTCAGCCCCGCCACTTCTGCAAGACCTGCCGCCGCTACTGGACAAAAGGAGGAGCTCTCCGGAATGTCCCAATTGGCGGTGGCTGCAGAAAAAACAAGAGTGCTACCGTGTCAACGACTCCCATAGGCAAGGCCGCCTCGGGGAAGTTGAAAATGGTTGCATCGGAAATTGGAAGGTCAGGATTCAGCGGGGGGTTCGACAACGATGTCCAAGCAAGCCCAATACTATGGGGCTCCCCTCAGAATTCTCATTTACTAGCCCTACTAAGAGCCagtcatcaaaatcaaaaccctaaccctaaccctaatccTATATGCAATTCTGTAAATGTGAAGGAAGAGGGGGCTATGAATATGATTGGATCCCACATGATGACCACTGAGCCAGCAATGAGCACTGCTCGAACTCTGGGGTTGGATCCAGTGTGCCAGGCTCCTTCACTTGGTCTGTGCAGCTCTTTCTGGAGAAACAACAACCAAAATCAACAACCTCCACACCACAACCAACAAAACGGCTTCCCAGTTGGTCATGAGGTGCAAAGCAATATTGGAATTCAAGAACTGTTTCAGAGGCTAAGATCATCGTCGTCGTCATCATCAGGAGGTTATTATTCTGATCATTTAAATAATGTGGTTatgtcatcttcttcttctacatCCTCCATTTTGGATTCAACTCCGGCTGTTGGTGGCGGCGAAATGGGCTACTGGAACCCGGCATTTACAGCCTGGTCGTCAGATCTTCCCACAACCAACGGTGCATATCATTAA
- the LOC18769302 gene encoding autophagy-related protein 101 has product MNCEVCQLKELEVEHFEIREVLRCILHTIVFHRALGLVRPKDVDLELFEITYVQCGDMELEKKIDEKIEQFISWVEKHPNKKSQICLSFFEVKNKQAKWFTPKTERLQWEQWYINLNVAQHPKAHSGKSHNSKVVIDPGESALEERMARRAVLEASLHEVLFQIIKFVNEKKDHVPPIPNLEGVVWFPHEITIPSSSDSAFGMDMIKRMLQTGHPTMLS; this is encoded by the exons ATGAACTGTGAAGTTTGCCAGCTCAAAGAATTG GAAGTTGAGCACTTTGAGATACGGGAAGTTCTGCGCT GCATACTTCACACAATAGTGTTTCATCGGGCTTTAGGTCTTGTGCGGCCCAAAGACGTTGATTTGGAACTTTTTGAAATTACATAT GTTCAATGTGGTGATATGGAACTTGAGAAGAAAATAGATGAGAAGATTGAGCAATTCATTAGTTGGGTAGAAAAACacccaaacaagaaaagtCAG ATCTGCTTGTCTTTCTTTGaagtaaaaaacaaacagGCAAAATGGTTCACTCCTAAAACAGAAAGGCTACAGTGGGAACAGTGGTATATTAATTTGAATGTGGCCCAACACCCCAAAGCACATTCTGGCAAATCTCATAATTCTAAAGTCGTAATTGATCCAGGAG AGAGTGCATTGGAAGAGAGAATGGCTCGCAGAGCCGTGCTTGAAGCATCTCTTCATGAAGTTTTGttccaaataataaaatttgtgaatgaaaagaaagatcaTGTTCCCCCTATACCGAATCTTGAGGGTGTAGTCTGGTTTCCCCATGAAATTACTATCCCAAG TTCCTCGGATTCTGCATTTGGAATGGACATGATCAAAAGGATGCTGCAGACTGGCCATCCAACCATGCTTAGCTGA
- the LOC18769435 gene encoding methylesterase 10 — translation MENPKHFVLVHGICNGAWCWYKLVTLLRHASHRVTALDLGASGINSKQLHEITSVWDYVQPLMEFMASISLEERVILVGHSYGGLPISLAMESFPQKVLAAVFVTAYMPHYNSSPGVLIQEYFKGTPVESLLDCELKFGQNQENPLTSVVFGPQYMAEKLFQQCKPEDLELAKILVRPSGLFLEDFMTKECQLTEPKFGSVTKVFVVCEGDEVVKEEFQRWMIENGPTAQVILIREAGHMVMLSKPEQLCGCLCEVAEKIL, via the exons ATGGAGAATCCGAAACACTTTGTTTTGGTTCATGGAATTTGCAATGGAGCATGGTGCTGGTACAAGCTTGTCACTCTCCTCCGGCACGCCAGTCACCGTGTCACTGCCTTGGACCTTGGTGCTTCTGGGATCAACTCCAAGCAGCTACATGAGATCACTTCCGTTTGGGACTATGTCCAGCCATTGATGGAGTTCATGGCTTCTATTTCCCTCGAGGAGAGGGTCATATTGGTTGGCCATAGTTATGGCGGCCTTCCTATATCTCTGGCCATGGAGAGCTTTCCTCAGAAGGTTTTGGCTGCTGTTTTTGTCACAGCCTATATGCCTCATTACAATTCTTCCCCTGGAGTTCTCATAcaagaa TACTTCAAAGGGACTCCAGTTGAATCATTATTGGATTGTGAGCTTAAGTTTGGCCAAAACCAGGAAAATCCACTAACCTCAGTTGTCTTTGGTCCACAATACATGGCAGAAAAATTGTTCCAGCAGTGCAAACCAGAG GATCTGGAATTAGCTAAAATTTTGGTAAGGCCATCCGGGTTGTTCTTGGAAGACTTCATGACCAAAGAGTGCCAGCTAACAGAACCGAAGTTCGGGTCAGTAACTAAGGTTTTTGTAGTGtgcgaaggagatgaagttgTCAAAGAAGAATTTCAACGGTGGATGATTGAGAATGGTCCGACTGCACAAGTGATACTGATTAGAGAAGCTGGTCATATGGTCATGCTCTCAAAGCCCGAACAACTCTGTGGATGCTTATGTGAAGTGGCTGAGAAAATATTGTAA